A stretch of DNA from Erwinia aphidicola:
GTTGGGGTGTTTGCGCTGATCTCGGTGACGGTAGCAAACTTCGGTTTTGCCTCGCTGTGGCCGCTGGCGAAGCTGGTGATACTGGTGTATGCCGCTATCTTCTTCTTCGCGCTGGTGGTGCTGGGTGGGGTGGCGCGCTTCTGCGGTCTGCGCATCACCACGCTGATACGTATCCTCAAGGATGAGCTCATCCTCTCTTACTCCACGGCCAGCTCTGAAACCGTGCTGCCGCGCATCATGGAGAAGATGGAAGCCTACGGCGCGCCGAAGTCGATCACCAGCTTTGTGGTGCCGACCGGCTACTCGTTTAACCTGGACGGTTCGACGCTGTACCAAAGTATCGCCGCCATCTTTATCGCGCAGCTATACGGCATTGACCTGTCGCTGGGCGATGAGATCGTACTGGTGCTGACGCTGATGGTGACGTCAAAAGGGATTGCTGGCGTGCCGGGCGTCTCCTTCGTGGTGCTGCTGGCCACTCTTGGCAGCGTCGGAATTCCGCTGGAAGGCCTGGCATTTATCGCCGGCGTTGACCGTATCCTCGATATGGCACGTACCGCGCTGAACGTGGTGGGCAACGCGCTGGCGGTGCTGGTGATTGCCAAGTGGGAAGATCAGTTTGATGCGAAGCAGGCGCTCGCCTATGAAGCACAGCTGAAAGCCCAGCCTACGGGCCAGTAAAAATCGCGGGCGGGTGATGCGTCACCTGCCCGTTTTGCCTCCACTCTCCAGTTTAGCCCTGGATCCTACCTCACAAATCTCGCAAAAATTCCCGTAAGTTTGATTTAAGTGCCCTGGCGTTCAGTGCCGATCTGTGAAGCGGGCGTCTCATACCGCAAGGTTACTATTATGATTTGTCATCAATAAGTTAGCTGAGAATTTTTCGCTGCTATTAGTGTCGCTGTTGGTAACACTATTTTATCTTTGCCGTGAATTTCATAAAAAAATTCAGAATAATGAGTTGCCAGAAAATAAATCAAAAACTATAGATGAATAGACATTATTATCAGCAAAAGTATTAATGAGACTAATTATTGATATTAGTGCCATTTATTTATAGAGATTCTATTTATCATTTATTTTATTTGAATATTTATCCTTGTTATTAACAGGTGCCTTTCTGGGGATGTCACTCCGCACGGATGGATGAATCTGCTGCTTCCCAAGGCCCGGCAATAAACCCTGTATGGACTCAGGGGGACTGCATTCGCCCGGAGGAAATATGCGTTACAGATTAAATCCAGTGTTATCAGGCCTGCTCGCCGCTTTTAGTATTCCTTTCGCTACTGCCGATGTGCTATCTATTTATTCCCCGCTAACGAACGATAATCTTGCTAACCGACAGGCGGTAATTAATGATGGTTCCGTCGGCGCTATTACCGGTAATCAACGCTTCCAGCCCGGAACCAATGGTGCAGTCAATACCACGCTGGGCTCATTACAAAGCGCCGGGCGTATTGTTAATGACAACGGGGTGATTGGTGCCGAGCGTCTCGATCCCGGCCCGCAGAATTTCGCGATAACCATCCCCGATGCGACCACCGGCGGCAACACCACTTTCCAGGTCTATAACCCCGCCAGTCTGGTGGCGCAAACCCCGGTTGGCGCCAGCACTGCGGTAGCGGATATCGTCAACGTGGGTGACGATCAGTACATCAATACCCGTATTGCCGATGTCACAAACGGCACGCTAAACGTCGATATTGGGCAGCGCGGGGCACGGTCGACCGCCGCGACCAATGGCTGGACCATGGCGGCCAAGCAGAGCACGCTGTTCAACGTTGACGGTACCACCAACAGCTCAACGGTGAACTGGAATTCGAACAACCGCATCACCTTTACCGGCGCAGCCGCAGACCCCACGGTGCCGCGCCAGTTCCAGGTCACCAACGTCGCTACCTACAAGGGCGCATTTAGCGTCACCACCCTTGATGGCAAAAGTAACGCGTTTAACGTCACCAGCGCTGCCGGGCTAAAAAGCTATAACGACTGGCTGATTACCCAGCTGAAAAGCGGAAATCTCAATACTGCCTCCTACCTGACCGAATTTAACAAAGCCTTCAGTAAAACCAACCAGAATATCGACTACACCATCAGCGCGGATGACCCGAACGATGACGTGGCGCAGGCGATTGGCGACCGGGTGGTGATCGGCGCCAGCGGGGCCAGTGCGCAGGTGAATATTGCGGCGGGCAGCACGCTGGAAGTGGTCGGCGCCAACGGCGGTGCCATTCGCGCCACCGACGGGGCGACCGTGACAAATAACGGTAAAGTCTCCAGCTCCGGCGGGCTGGGCTCCGACAGCGCGGCGCTGAGCCTGAATACCGGCAGCCGCGGCACCAACTCCGCTACCGGGGTGATCAACGGCGGCTTCTATAATCGCGTCGATGGTACCGGAGTCGGGGCGACCGGCTATAACTCGAACGGCGTCAACGTGGCGGGGGGCAGCACCTTCGATAATGCCGGGATTGTCAACTTCGCCAGCGGCGGCAACCCGGCGGGCGGCTCGACGGCGGCGATTAATCTGACCTCTTCCACGGCGACCAACAGCGGCAACATCAACGTCGGCGTTAATGGCTCCAGCGCCAGCGGCACCACCAGCGGCGTGGCGGTGGATACCGGCTCTGATTTTACCAACGCCCGCGGCGGGACGATCTACCTGGGTCGCGGCCCGCAGAACAGCCTGGGTGAAGAGACGGCAGAAACCGCGCTGAATCAAAGTGGGACCACCAGCGGCATTTCGGTCAGCGGCAACGGCAGCGCCATCAACCACGGTGAGATTATTATGGGTAGCAGGGTACAGAACGGCGCCGGCATGCTGGCCAGCGGCGGAGCTAACAGTACCCTGATTAACGATACCGACGGCGTGATTACCGTCAGCGGCGCAGCGGCGGCTGTACCGCGGGAAAATATCGCCATGTCGGTGCTCAATGCGGGCAGCGGCGGCAATATTGAAAACCGCGGTACCATTAACCTCAACGGCGTCAACGCCACCGGGCTGAAGGTGCTGGCCACCAACGGCAATACGGCGGCAGCGCAGTCCAGCGGCACTATCAACGTTGCGGGCGGCGCGGATCCCGACAGCGGCACGCGCAACTTCGGCGTCTGGGCGGAAGGCCAGGGCAGCGGTACGGCCACGGCCAATGTCGATGGCCCGATCAACCTGACCGGTAACGGGGCCATTGGTGTCCATGCGCGCGGCAATGCGACGGTGCTGGTCAACAGCGACGCCGTACCGCGCTTCAGCCAGGGCAGCAATCAGATCGCCTTCTTCGCTTACGGCCCGAATGCCAGGATCGACGTGACCAATAATAACGCCTTTGACGTAACCACCAGCGGCTCGACCCTGTTCCGTCTGGAGCAGGGCGCGGACTTTGCCGGTAACAACCTGTCGCTAACCGCTTCCGGCGCTAACTCCGTCGGGGTGATGGGGACCGGAACGGGGGGCACCGAGATCAACACGCAGAACGCCAGCTTTGAGGTTTCCGGCAGTGGTGCCACCGCGGTCATTATTGAAGGGGGAGCGGTGGGAAATATTGATGCCGGAACCACCATCAACCTCAGCGGCGTTAATGCTGTCGGGGCGATTGCCGACGGGCAGAAACACACCCTGGCCGGGCGCACCAGCGGCAGCCCGGTGGCCAGCACCACGCTGACCTCGCAGGCTGCCCTCAGCTCCGGCCAGACCGGGCTAACCGGACTGATTGCCCGCAACCGGGCGCAGCTCACCAACGCCGGGAATATCACTTTCACCGGCGCCGGCTCCACCGGCATCCTGGTGGAGAGCGGGGCAACGGGTGCCAACAGCGGCGATATCTCGGTGACCGATGGCGGCTTCGGCATGCGCGTCAACGGCAGCGGTAGCCAGGCGACCACGGCGAACAATAGCGGCACGATTAATGTGGAAGGCGGCTCGACCAGCCAGCGTACGCGCGGCGTCAGCGCGGCCGGCAGCCGGGCGGTGGCAAACCTGACGGGAGCCATCAACATGAACGGACGCGGAGCGATAGGCGCCGAGGCGCTGAACGGCGCAACGGTTAACGTGGGTAGCGCTGCAACGCCCGCGTTTAACAATAGCGATCAGATTGCCTGGCACGCAGCGGGCGTCGGCTCAACCATCAACAGCAGCAGCAGCGCCACCAGCAACGTGACGACCGACCGCTCGGCGCTATACCGCATTGATGATGCCGCCGCGTTGAACTTCAGCACGCCGGCAAATATTACCCTCAGTGGGGCAGGCAGCAGTGGCGTGATCGCCTCCGGCCCCGACAGCCTGTTTAACAGCGGCAGCAGCCAGTTCAACGTTAACGGCAACGGGGCGAATGCGCTACGCGTCGAAGGCGGTGCCAGCGCCACGCTCGGCAGCGGCACCCGCGTGGCGCTTAACGGCGCCAGCAGCATTGGCGTATTGGTGAATAATCTGCGTACCGACCTCAGCAATGCGCTGGATGGCAGTGCAGCGCCCACCCTGGTCACCAGCAGCGCCAGCGTGAGCGCAACAGGTGCCAACAGCATCGGCTATGACGTGGCCAACGGCGCCACGCTGGTTAACGACGGTGCGGTGAATATGAACGGCGCCAACAATATCGGTATCCGCACGCGCAGCGGCAGCAACATTACCAATAACGGCGTGGTGAATGTTGCCAACGGCACCGGGCTGGATATCAGCGGCAGCGGCACCACGCTGGCGAAAGGCGGTGCGATTAACGTGGCGGACGGCGTGGCCGGGGTGCGTATCGGCTCCGGCTCCAGCCTTGCGCTAAGCGGCAGCGACACGGTGATCGCCACCAACGGCAGCGCGCACGGCATTCTGCTCGACAGCGGGGCGGCGGCGCTGAGTGCCAGCGATGCCACCATCAACGTTAACGGCAGCGGCAACGGCATTGAAAACCGCGTCGAGACGCGCAGCGTGACGTTGAATAACCTGACGGTCAACGTCGCCGACGGCAGCGGCCTGCGTACCGCCGTACCGTTCGATCCCGCCTCGACGGTGACCACTAACGTCAGCGGCAGCGGCAGCGGGCTGAATTTCACCCAGGCCAACGGCAGCGCAACCACCAACGATTTGATCCTCGGCAGCGGCTATCAGTTTAACGTCAGCGGCGCGGGCGGCACCGGGATCCGCGCCAATACCACCGGAGCGGTGCAGTCGGCGGCCAACGTCAATATCACCAGCGCCAGCGGCGGTTCGGCCCTGGTAGCGGGCACCGCCAGCTCGGTGCTGAACACCGGGACGCTGGTCTCCGCCAGCACCCGAGCGCCGGTAGTGGATTTACGCGGCGGCACTGCGGTGTTTGAAAACCGTGGCACCATCACGCCAGGCTCGCCTGAGGGCGTGGCGGTGGCGGGCAGCAACGCCAACGATGTGGTGCTGCTGACTAACGGTGACGTGCTGGGGGATATCAATACCGGCGGCGGCACCGATGCACTCGAGTGGACCGGCGGTACGCTGAACGGCAGCCTGACGCTGGGCAATGGTGTGAATAACCGCGCCCTGATCCAGGGCGTTGACCTGGCGCAAACGCGTCACATCACTAACGGCGGAGCAACGGGCAGTGCGTTGACCTTTGACAATATCAGCGCGCGCGGTGGCTCGTTTAGCGCGGATGATATCAGTAAAGGCACCAACCTCGGCTCGGGCTGGAGCACCATTAACTTCAGTAACAGCCAGTGGACGCTGACCGATAATCTGCAGCTGGCGCACAGCACCGTCAATATCGACAGCGGCTCCACGCTGTATGCCGGGAACGGCGTTAATCCGGTGCTGACAGGCGGCAGCAGCAACTCGCTGACGGTGAATAACGGCGGGCTGATTGACCTGACCAACGGCAGCGGATCGCCGGGCAACTCGCTGACGATTAACGGCAATCTCGCCTCTGCAGGTGGTTCGGTGAAAATAAATACCGAGCTGAACGCGGGCGGCGCGCTGAGCAATCAGTTCAGCGATAACCTGCGGGTGACCGGCAATGCCAGCGGCACCACGCTGCTGGATGTCACCCCCACCGCGCTCAGCACGGGGGCGCTGACCGACCTCGACTTCAGCAGCTCAATTGAGAGTAATGAAGGGATTTCACTGGCGCAGGTGGCGGGTAATGCCAGCAGAGATAGCTTTGCGCTGAAGGATGGCTACCTGGCCGCCGGCCCCTGGAGCTACGGGCTGTACAGCTTCGCACCGGGCACCAGTGATGCCAGCCAGCGGCGCGTTGCCGGGGGCAGCGATAATCAGTTCTGGGACTATCGCCTGGCAAATAACTACGTCTGCGCAGGCGGTGCTGCCTGTCTGACCACCTTTAACAACTACCTCGCGCCGAATCAGGAGAGCCGCCCGGCGGTGGTGCCGCAGGTGCCTTCCTATATCTCTGCACCGGTCGGCCTGGCCTACTACACCGCGGCGATTATCGATGACCTGCATAAACGCCTTGGCGAGCTGCGCCACCAGCAGAGCCAGCAGGCGGGCGACAGCGGCGAGATGTTCGTGCGCTATATTGGCTCCAACCTGACCTGGAGCAGTAATAAGAGCTTTAAAGACTTCGGCTATGACTTCGACCTCGACTATAGCGCGCTGCAAATCGGCGGTAACCTGCTGCGGCTCGACGGCGAGAAAGACAGCCTGCGCGGGGGCCTGGCCTATACCCGCGGCAACACCCGCCTGCGCCCGGATGCGGCGGACGGTTACAGCTCCACCACCTTTGACAGCGACAGCCTGGCGCTCTATATGACCTGGCAGCGTGAAAGCGGCTTCTACCTGGATGGCGCACTGTCGTATGACTGGCACCGTGGCGAAACCGATATCCCGCGCCAGAAGGATGTGGCGAAGCTGAGAGGCAAAGGCTGGACGGCATCACTGGAGAGCGGCTACCCGTTTGAGTTTGATAACGGCGTGCGGCTGGAACCGCAGGCGCAGCTAATGTACATGCACCTGGGGATGGATGACTTCACCGATAAAGACCAGCTGACCGTGAAGTACGACAGCTACAACCAGACCATTGGCCGCCTCGGTGCGCGACTCGATCGCACCTGGACCGATGAGAGCAACCGTCAGTACACGCCTTACGTGCGCGCTAACTACTATCGCGGCTGGGGCGGTGAGTCAAAAACCCGCATTGGTGCGGAAAACCTCGACGTCAGTAACACCTTCAGCGGCGGCAACTTTGGCCAGATGTGGGAACTGGGCGTCGGTGGCACCATCACCTTTAAAAACGACGTCTCGCTGTATGCGGAAACCGACTACCGCAAGCAGATCGACGACAACGGGGCTAAGGGCTGGCGCTATAACGTCGGCGTGCGCTGGAACTTCTGATCGTCAGGCGGGCTGTATCACGCAGCCCGCCGTACTAAACATGCATCAGCAGTATTATAAACGTTGCCTTTAGAGTCATCGCTGACTCTGAAGGTGTCTTAGCTGGCTCTTTTCCGCCTCTCCCCGCCAAAATGTCGTTATGCCGCAATATTGCGCGCTTTGCTGGCGCGATCGCAAAATCAGGCGAACGCCGGCTAAAGATCCACGAACTCACGCCGAAAATATAAAAAAACGTAATTAATATTCTCCTCGCCAACCTTTGTTGATCCCTTTAAGGATTTAACCCATGCGTAATAATTTGCCCGTTACACAGCAAGAGTACCTGTTTGACGATCGCGCCACCCTGATGTCAACCACCGACACCCACAGCCATATCACCTATGCCAATGATGCGTTTATTGAGGCCAGCGGTTTCTCGCCGGAGGAGATTAACGGTCAGCCGCACAATATGGTGCGCCACCCGGATATGCCGCCGGAAGCGTTCGCCGATATGTGGGCGACCCTGAAGCAGGGCGAACCCTGGACCGCGCTGGTAAAAAACCGCCGCAAAAACGGCGATCACTACTGGGTGCGCGCCAACGCCATTCCGGTGGTGCGCGACGGCGTGGTACAGGGCTATATGTCGGTGCGCACCAGGCCAACCCCGCAGGAGGTGCGCGACACCGAACGCCTGTATCAGAACTTCCGCGAGGGCAAAGCCAAAGGGCTGCGTTTTCATAAAGGGCTGATTGTCCGCACCGGCATGATGCGCTGGC
This window harbors:
- the gltP gene encoding glutamate/aspartate:proton symporter GltP; the encoded protein is MKAVKFSLAWQILVALVLGITVGAILHNQPENREWLVTNVLTPAGDIFIHLIKMIVVPIVISTLIVGIAGVGDAKKLGRIGVKTIVYFEVITTIAIVTGITLANVFQPGSGIDMSTLATVDISKYEATTQQVQSGPHSLVTTILSLIPQNIFAAIARGDMLPIIFFSVLFGLGLSSLPSEHRDPLVKVFRSTSEAMFKVTHMIMRYAPVGVFALISVTVANFGFASLWPLAKLVILVYAAIFFFALVVLGGVARFCGLRITTLIRILKDELILSYSTASSETVLPRIMEKMEAYGAPKSITSFVVPTGYSFNLDGSTLYQSIAAIFIAQLYGIDLSLGDEIVLVLTLMVTSKGIAGVPGVSFVVLLATLGSVGIPLEGLAFIAGVDRILDMARTALNVVGNALAVLVIAKWEDQFDAKQALAYEAQLKAQPTGQ
- a CDS encoding autotransporter outer membrane beta-barrel domain-containing protein, with amino-acid sequence MRYRLNPVLSGLLAAFSIPFATADVLSIYSPLTNDNLANRQAVINDGSVGAITGNQRFQPGTNGAVNTTLGSLQSAGRIVNDNGVIGAERLDPGPQNFAITIPDATTGGNTTFQVYNPASLVAQTPVGASTAVADIVNVGDDQYINTRIADVTNGTLNVDIGQRGARSTAATNGWTMAAKQSTLFNVDGTTNSSTVNWNSNNRITFTGAAADPTVPRQFQVTNVATYKGAFSVTTLDGKSNAFNVTSAAGLKSYNDWLITQLKSGNLNTASYLTEFNKAFSKTNQNIDYTISADDPNDDVAQAIGDRVVIGASGASAQVNIAAGSTLEVVGANGGAIRATDGATVTNNGKVSSSGGLGSDSAALSLNTGSRGTNSATGVINGGFYNRVDGTGVGATGYNSNGVNVAGGSTFDNAGIVNFASGGNPAGGSTAAINLTSSTATNSGNINVGVNGSSASGTTSGVAVDTGSDFTNARGGTIYLGRGPQNSLGEETAETALNQSGTTSGISVSGNGSAINHGEIIMGSRVQNGAGMLASGGANSTLINDTDGVITVSGAAAAVPRENIAMSVLNAGSGGNIENRGTINLNGVNATGLKVLATNGNTAAAQSSGTINVAGGADPDSGTRNFGVWAEGQGSGTATANVDGPINLTGNGAIGVHARGNATVLVNSDAVPRFSQGSNQIAFFAYGPNARIDVTNNNAFDVTTSGSTLFRLEQGADFAGNNLSLTASGANSVGVMGTGTGGTEINTQNASFEVSGSGATAVIIEGGAVGNIDAGTTINLSGVNAVGAIADGQKHTLAGRTSGSPVASTTLTSQAALSSGQTGLTGLIARNRAQLTNAGNITFTGAGSTGILVESGATGANSGDISVTDGGFGMRVNGSGSQATTANNSGTINVEGGSTSQRTRGVSAAGSRAVANLTGAINMNGRGAIGAEALNGATVNVGSAATPAFNNSDQIAWHAAGVGSTINSSSSATSNVTTDRSALYRIDDAAALNFSTPANITLSGAGSSGVIASGPDSLFNSGSSQFNVNGNGANALRVEGGASATLGSGTRVALNGASSIGVLVNNLRTDLSNALDGSAAPTLVTSSASVSATGANSIGYDVANGATLVNDGAVNMNGANNIGIRTRSGSNITNNGVVNVANGTGLDISGSGTTLAKGGAINVADGVAGVRIGSGSSLALSGSDTVIATNGSAHGILLDSGAAALSASDATINVNGSGNGIENRVETRSVTLNNLTVNVADGSGLRTAVPFDPASTVTTNVSGSGSGLNFTQANGSATTNDLILGSGYQFNVSGAGGTGIRANTTGAVQSAANVNITSASGGSALVAGTASSVLNTGTLVSASTRAPVVDLRGGTAVFENRGTITPGSPEGVAVAGSNANDVVLLTNGDVLGDINTGGGTDALEWTGGTLNGSLTLGNGVNNRALIQGVDLAQTRHITNGGATGSALTFDNISARGGSFSADDISKGTNLGSGWSTINFSNSQWTLTDNLQLAHSTVNIDSGSTLYAGNGVNPVLTGGSSNSLTVNNGGLIDLTNGSGSPGNSLTINGNLASAGGSVKINTELNAGGALSNQFSDNLRVTGNASGTTLLDVTPTALSTGALTDLDFSSSIESNEGISLAQVAGNASRDSFALKDGYLAAGPWSYGLYSFAPGTSDASQRRVAGGSDNQFWDYRLANNYVCAGGAACLTTFNNYLAPNQESRPAVVPQVPSYISAPVGLAYYTAAIIDDLHKRLGELRHQQSQQAGDSGEMFVRYIGSNLTWSSNKSFKDFGYDFDLDYSALQIGGNLLRLDGEKDSLRGGLAYTRGNTRLRPDAADGYSSTTFDSDSLALYMTWQRESGFYLDGALSYDWHRGETDIPRQKDVAKLRGKGWTASLESGYPFEFDNGVRLEPQAQLMYMHLGMDDFTDKDQLTVKYDSYNQTIGRLGARLDRTWTDESNRQYTPYVRANYYRGWGGESKTRIGAENLDVSNTFSGGNFGQMWELGVGGTITFKNDVSLYAETDYRKQIDDNGAKGWRYNVGVRWNF